From Acinonyx jubatus isolate Ajub_Pintada_27869175 chromosome F2, VMU_Ajub_asm_v1.0, whole genome shotgun sequence, the proteins below share one genomic window:
- the FABP12 gene encoding fatty acid-binding protein 12: MVDQLQGTWKSISCENFEEYMKELGIGRARRKLGCLAKPTVTISTQEGLITIKTRSIFKNNEISFKLGEEFEENTPGGHKTKSVVNLDNDSLIQVQDWNGKETTIKRKVVDGKMVVESAVNNVICTRTYERVQTNSASNS; this comes from the exons ATGGTTGATCAGCTCCAAGGAACATGGAAATCCATTTCTTGTGAAAATTTTGAAGAATATATGAAAGAGCTGG GAATAGGAAGAGCCAGAAGGAAACTTGGCTGTCTGGCAAAACCCACTGTGACCATCAGTACACAGGAAGGTCTGATCACTATAAAAACCAgaagcatctttaaaaataatgagatctccTTTAAACTGGGAGAAGAGTTTGAGGAAAATACACCAGGTGGCCATAAAACCAAG aGTGTGGTAAACTTAGATAATGACTCTCTGATTCAAGTTCAGGACTGGAATGGCAAAGAGACCACCATAAAGAGAAAGGTGGTGGATGGGAAAATGGTGGTG GAAAGTGCCGTGAACAATGTTATCTGCACTCGGACATATGAGAGAGTACAAACAAACTCAGCCTCCAACTCTTAA